A window of Halopelagius inordinatus genomic DNA:
CGGTACCGGGAAGTCCCAAATGCTTCAGTACATCCGGAACATCGCCCCGCGGTCCGTCTACACCTCCGGGAAGGGGTCGTCCTCGGCGGGGCTGACCGCCGCCGCCGTCCGCGACGACTTCGGTGACGGCCAGCAGTGGACGCTCGAAGCGGGTGCGCTCGTCCTCGCGGACAAAGGTATCGCCGCGGTGGACGAACTCGACAAGATGCGCCCCGAAGACCGTTCGGCCATGCACGAGGCCCTCGAACAGCAGCAGATTTCGGTGTCGAAAGCCGGCATCAACGCGACGCTGAAGTCGCGGTGTTCGCTCCTCGGCGCGGCGAACCCCAAATATGGACGATTCGACCAGTACGAACCCATCGGCGAGCAGATAGACCTCGAACCCGCCCTCATCTCGCGGTTCGACCTCATCTTCACCGTCACCGACGACCCGGACCCAGAGTCCGACGCCGAACTCGCAGAGCACATCATAAACACGAACTACGCGGGCGAACTCCACACCCAGCGGACGAACATCACGAACTCCGAGTTCACCCAAGAGGAGGTAGACGACGTGACGCAGGAAGTCGCGCCCGAAATCGACGCCGAACTCCTCCGGAAGTACATCGCGTACGCGAAACGAACCTGCTTCCCGACGATGACCGAGGAGGCAAAGCAGGTCATCCGCGACTTCTACGTGGACTTCCGCGCGAAGGGCGCAGACGAGGACGCCCCGGTGCCCGTGACGGCCCGGAAACTCGAAGCGCTCGTCCGCCTCGCGGAGGCGTCCGCGCGCCTCCGTCTCTCCGATACGGTGTCGGAGGAAGACGCCGTCCGCGTCACCTCCATCGTCGAAGCCTGCCTGCGCGACATCGGGATGGACCCCGAGACGGGCGAGTTCGACGCCGACATCGTCGAGACGGGCACCTCGAAGAACCAACGCGACCGCATCAAGAACCTCAAAGCCCTCATCAGCGACATCGAACAGGACTACGAACAGGGCGCACCGGTCGAGGAGGTGCTTCAGCGCGCAGAAGAGGAACTCGACCTGAAGGAGGGCAAGGCCGAAGACGAGATAGAGAGCCTCAGGCGGAAAGGCGAGGTGTACGAACCGCGGACGAACCACCTTCGGACGACGTAAGATGGACCGCATCTCCGCACTCCGAAACGTCGAAGAGGCCCTCCGCGACTTCGAGTCGGGCGATTCCGACTTAGCGGCGACAGAACAGCGAGTCGTGACCGTCCTCCGGACGTACGCGACGGACTTCGAGGGCGAAGACGGCGTCGCCCCGTACCAAGCCACCGGCGAGGGGCGCGCGCACGGACTCGTCGTCGTCGCGGAGAGCGAGGCGGCCGCCCGCGAACGCGTCCACGACCTGTTGGACGAAGAGCAAGGAACGCTGTCGTTCGACGTGGACCGACTGTAACCGCCGTCGAAAGCTCCCTCGAATCGCCGGACGGCGTCCGGTGACTCTCGGCCCCGTCGCCTCTCATTCGGGACGTTTTTGTCACCCGAAGCGAGTCTCACGATAGCCGTGTTGTTGGTCGTGACCTACTCTCGGGCCGCTCGCGAGACGCTTCGAAACGCCTGTCGAACGCACGAAGACGCGGTCGTCCGCCGGTTCGGGCGCGCCGCCCTCTTCGAGGAGACGGAGTTCGGCGCGTTTCTCACCTGTCGCCTCCGCGAGAAACACGGACACGACGTTCAGATAGAGCGGACGGAACCGTTCAACGAGTTCGCCGCCGTCCCCGACGGGGTTCGGGAGGCGGCCGAGGCGTACGAGGCCCGCGAGAAGACGAGCACGCCGTACGACAAGTTCGCCGCCGGAACCGACCACCCCGACCCGGCGGCGATGCGAACGCGCGACCTGTGACGGGGGACTCCTCGGACGCGCCGCGCGTTCGACTCCCCTCCGGGGAGACGTTCTCCGGGCGAGTGATCGACCTCCGAGAGAGCGACGACGCAGTCCCCGCGGACGCCGTTTGCCGCGCGGTTCGGTTCGGACGCCCCGCCGCCGCGGACGCCCCCGAAGTCGTCTGTCCGTCGCCCGGACCGGTCCACGGGTACGTCGCACGTCTCGACCGGGGGACGGCGTTCGACCGCAGAGGGGCGCTTGCGGCCCTCGCTCGGAGTCGCGGTCACGCGGCACCGGCCGACGGCGAACTCGCCGAAGTCCGCGCGGAACTGGACTCGATTCGCCCGCCGTCGCCCGCCGACGTGGAGGCGGCCCGACGCCGCGCCGCGGAGGCGGGAGCCGAAACCGAACGCCTCAGAGAGCGAGTGGCGACGCTCCGGGGGCGTCTCTCCGCCCACCGCGAACGCGGCGGGGAGACCGACGACGCAGTCGCCGAAGCGGAGGCGGAACTCTCGGAGGCGACGACTCGGCTCTCGGAAGTCGCGACCGACCGCATCGCCGCCCGACAGCGACTCGAACTCCTCGAATCCGAGGCGCGCGAGGGGCGCGACGAGAGGGAACGGCGACTGAGACTCGAAGACGAGGCGGGAAACCTCGAACGCGCGGTTCGCCGGTCGCTCGCGGCGTCCGTCTACGACGACTTCTCGTCCGCGGTCGCCGCCCTGCCGGACCCGTTCGACGCCGCGGCGGGCGACGAACCGGGCGAGTACGACGGCCCCGCGGCCGCGGCGGCAGTCGCCGTCGCGCGCCTCGCCGACATTCGCGCGCCGGTCGTCGTCTCGCCGCCTCTCGCCGACGCGTTCGGCGGCCCGCGTCCGGCGGGCGAGTTCCTCCGCGCGCCCGTCGTCGTCCGGTGATTTATACCGGATGACGCGGCCAGCCACCCCATGCACCACGACGCGTCAGTCGACACCGTCTCGGGGACGACGCTCGTCACCGTCCGCGTTCGCAACGATGCGCCCGTCGCGCGCCGCGTCCGGGTCCGAAACCGACTGGACGGACCGGTCTTCCCCCCGCGCCGCGAGGGCGTCCCGAAAGCGGGGTGGGACGACAACGGCTACGAGGGCATCGTCCCCGCGGGGGGAACCGTCGCTCTCGGCTACGCCTGCCCCGTCGACGCCGACGAGTCGGGCGATACGGACCCCGTCGCCGTCGAATCGCTCGGACGCGCCGACGACGCCGAACGCGCCGACGAGAGCGACGCGGTCGCGGAGGCGGTTCGATCGCTCGGCCGTTCCCGACCACCCGCCGACGCCGTGCCGGACCCGACCGAGACGGCGCGAGACGACTCCGACCGCCGCGGCGCAGAGAGACGCGACGCCGATGGTGGGCCGGACTCCGATTCGCCGTCTACCGACGTTCGAGACGCCGCAGACGACGGTTCCGGACTGATTTCGGACGATGACGGAGCGATTCCGGACGATGACGGGGCGGTTTCAGACGATGCCGCGACCGACCTCCCCGACTCGGTCGCGTCGTGGTTGGCCGAGGTGCGGGCGCGCGTCGCGCGCGCCGAACGGTTGACCGACGCCTCCGCCGCCGACGCCACCGAAGTCCTCGAAGAGGCGGGCGGGTTCGACGGCGTCTCGTCGCTTCCCGCGGCCGTCGCGGCCGACGAGGAGACGCTTCGGGCGTTCGCGGCGCGCGCCGAACGACTCGCTGACCGCGCGGCCGCCGCCGACGCCGAACCGGTCGTAGAGAGCGTCGGGAGGGTGGCGTGATTCTCGCCGTCACCGGCGGGAAAGGGGGCGTCGGCAAGTCCACGCTGGCGTTCGAACTCGGCGCGGCACTCGACGCCGTGGTGGTGGACGCCGACCTCGGGATGGCCGACCTGCCGACCGGCCCCGGCCCGGACCTCCACGACGTTCTCGCGGGGCGCGCGGACCCGGTCGAGGCCGTCAGAGACGGCACCGGCCCCGTCTCGATTCTCCCGTGCGGACGCTCTCTCTCGGGGGCGCGCGCGGCGGACGTGACCCGACTCGACGAGACGCTCCGCGCCGTCGAACGCGCGTACGGGGACGTCGTCGTCGACTGCCCGGCCGGGATGAAAGCCGACGCGGGCGTCCCTCTCGCCGTCGCGGACGCGTGTCTCGTCGTCGCGTCCCCGCGACCGTACGCTCTCGCCGACGCCGTCCGCACGCGCGAACTCGCGCGGGAACTCGACGCCGGACTCGTCGCCGTCGCGGTGAACCGCGCGGTGGAGGACCCGCCGACGGAGGCGTTCGAGGACGTCCTCGGCGCACCGGCCGTCGTCGTGCCCGCGGACCCGCGCGTCGGACGCAATCTCGCGGAGTGTCGCCCCGTGATGCGGTGTGCGCCGTCGAGTCGCGCGGGCCGCGCCGTCTCGGAACTGGCCTCGGCCGTCGCTCGGTGTCGGCGGGTCTGAATCGGCCGCGCCGCTCTCTTCGTCCTCTGGTACGTCCGGGAAGAACAGTCGGCGGTCGCCCGTCGGCGGTCGGTCCGCGCGTCGAATCTCCGCGGCGGGTTACTCGTCGTCGCGAAGGTCGGTGTAGGTGCTTCGGAGCGTGACCGGCGTGACGCCCGCCACGTTCGACGCTTCCTTCTGCGTCACTCCGGCGTCCGCGTCTCGAGCGGCCGTGTAGAGACACGCCGCCGCGACACCGCTCGGGTTCCGCCCCACCGACAGACCGCGCTCTGTCGCTTTCTCGACGTACTCGCGGGCGCGGCGTTCCACGTCGCCCGAGAGTTCGAGTTCGCTGGCGAATCGGGGGATGTACTCCGCGGGGTCGATGGGTCCGACCGGGAGGCCGAGTTCGCGGTTCAAGGCGTCGTACGCCGCAGACTGCTCGTCGGCCGTCGCCTTCGCGGCGTCCGTTACCTCGTCCGTGGTTCGAGAGACGCCGGCGACGCGACAGGCGGCGTAGACGCAGGCGGCGGCGAACCCTTCGAGCGACCGCCCGCGCAGGAGGTCCTCGTTTTGCGCCGAATCGAACAGCGAACACGCGTGGTCGCGGATGCGGTCCGGCAGTGAGAGTTCACCGGTCAGGCGGCGAATCTCCGTGAACGCGTACACCTGATTCCGCTCTCGTTTCGTGGAGATGCGGGCGCGGTTGTGCTGGCGACGCATCCGGGCGAGTCTGCGACGCTTCCGGCCCTTCAGGCGAGTCGAGCGACCGATTTCCGTCGAGAGGCCTTTGTCGTGGCGCGAACGCGTCAACGGCGCGCCCGTCCGCTTCGGGTTCCGGTCGTCGTCCGCGAACGACCGCCACTCGGGGCCGTGGTCGATGCGGTACTCCGAGACGACGAGGCCGCAGTCGTCGCACACCGTCTCTCCGTCCTCGGCGTGGAGTCCCCCGTCGCACTCGGGACACGTCCGGTCGGCCGCGCCGCCCGCCCGTCCGCTCTCGTCTTCCGTCCGGGCGACGTCGGTGGTCTGGGTCTGCTCGGTCCGCGTCGAGTGTGCCTTGCTCATCACATCTGAAACTTGGTCCCGAAGTAGTATTTAAAGACGGGACGAACCGCTGGTCTCGACCCCGAAAGCCGGAGAGGAACGTACCGGTGACCGGTACGCTTTGAGTATCGAATTCGATACTCGAACGCAACAGTTTAATCTAGCGCGGCGGAAGGTGGCCGCAATGGGACTGTCGGATATCGCCGCGGGCCTCGAAGTGACCGCGGAACAGGTCGAACGCGGCGTCGCGACCGTAGACGACACGGAGGTGGACGTGGGGGCGCGCCTCCGCGCGCACGCCGAGAAACTCCCCTGCACGCCGGAGGCGTCGCTGACCGTCGTAGAGCGGTACGCGGCGGGAGACAGCGTCGGCGAGGCCGGACGCGCGGCGTCCGTCGCCGCCGTCACCGCGGCGAAGGTGCTCCACCGGTGCGGCGTGGAGGGCGTGACACCGCTCGCACCGATGGCGCGAGACGTGCTCCGCGATTGGTTGACCGGCGACATCTCTCGGGCGGACGCGCTCGAACTGACCGGCGCGGACGAGGCGGAGTTCGCACTCGCGGCCTACGTCGAGACTCACGATTCGGTGCCGGAACTCGCCGAGGCGACGAGGCGCGACGCGACGGCGCCGCTTTCGGGCGACGCACTCGTCGAGAAACGCGAGGCACTCGCGGACACGATGAGCGCCTCGAACGAGATGTTCTGACGGCCGGTCTCCGTTCCGTCTGTCCGCTCTCCGTCCTGTCTGTCTGTTCTCCGTTCTCTCGTTTCGGCCGTTCTACCGACGCACGTACCGACCGACGCTCGCGAGGAGTCCGTCACCCGCGAAGGCGTCGTCTAGCTCCGTCTCGAACGCGGCGGCGGCGAGGCGGCCGACGCCCGCGGCGAAGGCGTCCTCGCCGGTTCCGAGACAGGACGGACAGGCGTCGGGCTCCGTCGCGTCGCTCTCGGGGACGGAGACGTCGGCCGTTCGGAGTTCGCCGCGCGTCGCGACGACGAGGTCCGTTTCCGAACCGAGGTCGGTGAGTCGCCCCCGCATTCGCTGGACCGCGTCGGCCCCTCGCGTCGTCCCCGGCGCGACGAGACAGACCCGGTCGCAGGCGTCGACGGCGGCGATAGACTGGTTCGACGCGACGGGCGGCACGTCCACGACGACGTGGTCGAAGGCGTCTGCGGCCTCGGCGATTCGCGCCTCGAACTGCCGGGCGGCGTCCGCGGACTTCGCCCGCGCGAGGCGTTCGAAGGGCGCGGCCGCGGGACAACAGGCGACGGTACCCGGCGTGTCGAGTCCCAGTTCGACGAGGCCGTCCGAAAGCGGCGCGTCCGCGCGGTCGGTCACGAGAGCCGTCACGTCGGGGTCGAGCGCTCCGTGAACGTGGTCTGCGAGTCCCTGCGTGGCGAAGGCGGCGTCCAGAACCGCTACGTCGCGGCCGTCCGCCGCGAGGGCCGCCGCCGTCTCTACCGCGCACCGCGTCGTCCCCGCGCCGCCGGTGGTCCCGACGAGGGCGACTGTCGAGGGGTCGTCGTTCGACATACTCCGTCGTGGTCGAGGCTTCGGATTTAAACCACCGGTCGGCGCGGAGACGAGTCAACCGGACGAAACGTCTCGGCCGAACGCCGAGTCCGCGGACGAGGAGAGACGAGCGGAGTCGGTGTTTGGCCCGTCTTCGGACGCTCAGGCCTCCGCGTCGGAGATACCGTCCGCGATTGCGTCGAGTTCCTCCTCCGTGAGGTCGGGCCTGTCACCGGCGACGGCGTGTATCGGTCCGCCGCCGTCGCCCTCGAACCGCGGGACGAGGTGGACGTGGACGTGCGGCACCTCCTGTCCCGCGGCCTTCCCGTCGTTGACGCCGACCGTCACCGCGTCGGCGTCCACGGCGTCTTCCACCTTCGGCGTCAACCGGTGAACCGCGGCGAACACGTCCGACGCCACGTCCGCGGGCATCTCTCCGACGCGTTCGTACGCCTCTTTCGGCACGACGAGGGTGTGGCCCGGAGCCAACGGGTTCGCGTCGAGGAACGCGAAGACGGCGTCCGTCTCGTAGACGGAGCGTGCGGGTATCTCTCCGGCGACTATCTTCTCGAAGATGGTCTCGTCGTCGCTCATACGCCAGTCGTCCGTCGGACGCTCAAAGAACGTTCGGGTGGCGTCGGGCACGCCGATTCGAGGGACGGTCGCTCGGCTCTCAGGGCAACCGCTCGCGAATCGCCGCCTCGTACTCCGCGGGCGAGTAGCCCAGTCGCGACACCCACACGTCCTGATACGAGGGGTGGAGTATCGGCAGGAGAGTCGCGTCGAACGCCGCCAGTTCGACCGGTTCGAGAACGGAGTCGACGAACCCGTCGAGGGATTTCCCGTCGAACGCGAGCATCGTCTTCGTCGCGTGCTTGCCGGTGGCCACGACGACGGCCGGTTCGACCCGTTCGAGTTCGGTTTCGAGGTGGGCGCGGCAGTTCGCGCGTTCCTCCGCGGTCGGTTCGCGGTTCGTCTCACCGCTCTCGTCGCAGGGGAAGCATTTCACCGCGTTCGTGTAGTAGGCGTCGGGGTGGCCGACGGCGGCCAACAGTCGGCGGACGCGCCGACCGGAGTGGCGCGTCGTGTAGGCTATCCCGGTGTGGTTGCCGCCCCGCCACCGGTCTGCCGACGGGTCGCCCGCGCCGGGCGCCTCGCCGACGACGAACACGTCCGCGTCGCGGGACCCGCTCCCCCACGAGATGTGCTCTCGGCACGCTACGAGTGCGGGGCAACGCTCACAGCCCGGTTCTACGACGAACCGGGAGCTCTCGTCCGGAAACAGCGAGTCACCGTCTCCCACCGACTCACTCCGTCAACGGCAGGAAGATGCCGAAGACGAACGGCGACAGGAGAGTGAGGGCGACGCCGATGGCTTCCGCGTCGAAAAACAGCGTCCGCTCCCATCCGGGAAGCGGACCGAACACGGCGGGGGCGACCATGTTGCCCGCCGCGCCGACGGCGAACAGAGCGAGTCCGAGGGCGACACCGAGTTTGGTCATGCGGGGGTAGTCGAGTGAACCGTACTGTCCCATATCGACCCACTCTCCGTCGGGAACATATGAGCGTTTCCAATCTCCGAGCGAGGGCGAGAGCATCCGCGGCGTCGGGCCGACCCTCACTCCCCGACTTCGACTGCCGAGACGGCGGCGGCGACGTACGGCGCGACGCTGACGGCGCTCACGTCGCGTTCGACGGTGTCGGTTCCGAACACGCGTTCGACGCCCGCGCGTTCGAGTTTCGTCCGGGCGTTTCTGACCAAGAGAGCGTGGACGCAGGCGGCGAAGACGTTCTCTGCGCCCTTCTCGGCCAGATGGTCGACGGCTTGGCTCATCGTCGACCCGGTGGCGACGATGTCGTCTACGATGACGACGTCTCGGCCCGCGGCGTCGGCGTCGCTCGGCGTGATTTCGACGTCCGTCCCCGAGTGGCGCACCTTCTCGAAGTAGTCCGTCTCGCCGCGGCCGTAGGCGTCGCGGACCGCGCCCGCGAGTTCGACGGCACCGGCGTCCGGCGAGAGAAAGAGGGGGTCGTCCAACGTCTCGGGCAGGGGGTCAGAAAGGCAGGCGGCGGCGTCGACGACGGTGACGTGCGCGTCGAAGAAGTCGGCGATTCGCTCCTCGTGGGGGTTCACGAGGACGACGCGGTCCGACGTCGTCGAGACGGCCCGCGCCATCGCGCGGGCGGAGACGGGGTGGCCCGCCTCGAACGCCTCGTCCTGTCGCGCGTAGCCCATGTACGGCAGGACGGTGACGACTTCGGAGGCGCCCGCCTCGCGGACGGCGTCCTGTAGTTGGAGCAACTCGACCCACGCGTCGTTCGAGTCCGTGGTCGCGACGACAACCGCGCGGTCGCCCGACTCGAAGTCGGGGACGGCCGCGAGCGTCTCGCCGTCGGGGAAGCGGTCGTACGTCGCGGCCGCCAGCGGTTCGTCCAGTTCCGTCGCGAGT
This region includes:
- a CDS encoding minichromosome maintenance protein MCM → MAQAPQDPNSDLTDRFIQFYRKYYRDEIGKLAQKYPTEQRSLYVDYDDLYAFDPDLAEDYRKKPDQIREYAEEGLRLYDLPADVKLGQAHVRLRNLPDAVDIRNIRVHDDHIGRMVAVQGIVRKATDVRPKITEAAFECQRCGTMTYIPQTDSGFQEPHECQGCERQGPFHVNFDQSEFVDSQKLRVQESPEGLRGGETPQSIDIDIEDDVTGKVTAGDHVTVTGVLHIEQQTSNQEKTPIFDLYMDGVAVEIEDEEFEDMDISEEDVAEIVELSNADDIYEKMIASVAPSIYGYDEEKLAMILQLFSGVTKHLPDGSRIRGDLHMLLIGDPGTGKSQMLQYIRNIAPRSVYTSGKGSSSAGLTAAAVRDDFGDGQQWTLEAGALVLADKGIAAVDELDKMRPEDRSAMHEALEQQQISVSKAGINATLKSRCSLLGAANPKYGRFDQYEPIGEQIDLEPALISRFDLIFTVTDDPDPESDAELAEHIINTNYAGELHTQRTNITNSEFTQEEVDDVTQEVAPEIDAELLRKYIAYAKRTCFPTMTEEAKQVIRDFYVDFRAKGADEDAPVPVTARKLEALVRLAEASARLRLSDTVSEEDAVRVTSIVEACLRDIGMDPETGEFDADIVETGTSKNQRDRIKNLKALISDIEQDYEQGAPVEEVLQRAEEELDLKEGKAEDEIESLRRKGEVYEPRTNHLRTT
- a CDS encoding DUF7854 family protein, which gives rise to MDRISALRNVEEALRDFESGDSDLAATEQRVVTVLRTYATDFEGEDGVAPYQATGEGRAHGLVVVAESEAAARERVHDLLDEEQGTLSFDVDRL
- a CDS encoding DUF7855 family protein; translation: MLLVVTYSRAARETLRNACRTHEDAVVRRFGRAALFEETEFGAFLTCRLREKHGHDVQIERTEPFNEFAAVPDGVREAAEAYEAREKTSTPYDKFAAGTDHPDPAAMRTRDL
- a CDS encoding DUF7856 family protein → MTGDSSDAPRVRLPSGETFSGRVIDLRESDDAVPADAVCRAVRFGRPAAADAPEVVCPSPGPVHGYVARLDRGTAFDRRGALAALARSRGHAAPADGELAEVRAELDSIRPPSPADVEAARRRAAEAGAETERLRERVATLRGRLSAHRERGGETDDAVAEAEAELSEATTRLSEVATDRIAARQRLELLESEAREGRDERERRLRLEDEAGNLERAVRRSLAASVYDDFSSAVAALPDPFDAAAGDEPGEYDGPAAAAAVAVARLADIRAPVVVSPPLADAFGGPRPAGEFLRAPVVVR
- a CDS encoding DUF7857 domain-containing protein, encoding MHHDASVDTVSGTTLVTVRVRNDAPVARRVRVRNRLDGPVFPPRREGVPKAGWDDNGYEGIVPAGGTVALGYACPVDADESGDTDPVAVESLGRADDAERADESDAVAEAVRSLGRSRPPADAVPDPTETARDDSDRRGAERRDADGGPDSDSPSTDVRDAADDGSGLISDDDGAIPDDDGAVSDDAATDLPDSVASWLAEVRARVARAERLTDASAADATEVLEEAGGFDGVSSLPAAVAADEETLRAFAARAERLADRAAAADAEPVVESVGRVA
- a CDS encoding MinD/ParA family ATP-binding protein, with protein sequence MILAVTGGKGGVGKSTLAFELGAALDAVVVDADLGMADLPTGPGPDLHDVLAGRADPVEAVRDGTGPVSILPCGRSLSGARAADVTRLDETLRAVERAYGDVVVDCPAGMKADAGVPLAVADACLVVASPRPYALADAVRTRELARELDAGLVAVAVNRAVEDPPTEAFEDVLGAPAVVVPADPRVGRNLAECRPVMRCAPSSRAGRAVSELASAVARCRRV
- a CDS encoding transcription initiation factor IIB, which translates into the protein MSKAHSTRTEQTQTTDVARTEDESGRAGGAADRTCPECDGGLHAEDGETVCDDCGLVVSEYRIDHGPEWRSFADDDRNPKRTGAPLTRSRHDKGLSTEIGRSTRLKGRKRRRLARMRRQHNRARISTKRERNQVYAFTEIRRLTGELSLPDRIRDHACSLFDSAQNEDLLRGRSLEGFAAACVYAACRVAGVSRTTDEVTDAAKATADEQSAAYDALNRELGLPVGPIDPAEYIPRFASELELSGDVERRAREYVEKATERGLSVGRNPSGVAAACLYTAARDADAGVTQKEASNVAGVTPVTLRSTYTDLRDDE
- a CDS encoding DUF7858 family protein, encoding MGLSDIAAGLEVTAEQVERGVATVDDTEVDVGARLRAHAEKLPCTPEASLTVVERYAAGDSVGEAGRAASVAAVTAAKVLHRCGVEGVTPLAPMARDVLRDWLTGDISRADALELTGADEAEFALAAYVETHDSVPELAEATRRDATAPLSGDALVEKREALADTMSASNEMF
- a CDS encoding cell division inhibitor; the protein is MSNDDPSTVALVGTTGGAGTTRCAVETAAALAADGRDVAVLDAAFATQGLADHVHGALDPDVTALVTDRADAPLSDGLVELGLDTPGTVACCPAAAPFERLARAKSADAARQFEARIAEAADAFDHVVVDVPPVASNQSIAAVDACDRVCLVAPGTTRGADAVQRMRGRLTDLGSETDLVVATRGELRTADVSVPESDATEPDACPSCLGTGEDAFAAGVGRLAAAAFETELDDAFAGDGLLASVGRYVRR
- a CDS encoding HIT family protein; amino-acid sequence: MSDDETIFEKIVAGEIPARSVYETDAVFAFLDANPLAPGHTLVVPKEAYERVGEMPADVASDVFAAVHRLTPKVEDAVDADAVTVGVNDGKAAGQEVPHVHVHLVPRFEGDGGGPIHAVAGDRPDLTEEELDAIADGISDAEA
- a CDS encoding uracil-DNA glycosylase, with translation MGDGDSLFPDESSRFVVEPGCERCPALVACREHISWGSGSRDADVFVVGEAPGAGDPSADRWRGGNHTGIAYTTRHSGRRVRRLLAAVGHPDAYYTNAVKCFPCDESGETNREPTAEERANCRAHLETELERVEPAVVVATGKHATKTMLAFDGKSLDGFVDSVLEPVELAAFDATLLPILHPSYQDVWVSRLGYSPAEYEAAIRERLP
- a CDS encoding DUF7860 family protein, translating into MGQYGSLDYPRMTKLGVALGLALFAVGAAGNMVAPAVFGPLPGWERTLFFDAEAIGVALTLLSPFVFGIFLPLTE
- the prs gene encoding ribose-phosphate diphosphokinase, with product MIVPGASSQGLAAALATELDEPLAAATYDRFPDGETLAAVPDFESGDRAVVVATTDSNDAWVELLQLQDAVREAGASEVVTVLPYMGYARQDEAFEAGHPVSARAMARAVSTTSDRVVLVNPHEERIADFFDAHVTVVDAAACLSDPLPETLDDPLFLSPDAGAVELAGAVRDAYGRGETDYFEKVRHSGTDVEITPSDADAAGRDVVIVDDIVATGSTMSQAVDHLAEKGAENVFAACVHALLVRNARTKLERAGVERVFGTDTVERDVSAVSVAPYVAAAVSAVEVGE